One genomic region from Sphingomonas paeninsulae encodes:
- a CDS encoding TIGR03032 family protein, giving the protein MSTVGRQDTPLDPGATAITVSRGLPNWLNTNRVSLAYTSYQTGQLFLVGVQPDGTVSFNQQNYVRAMGLCHDGNRLFIGSLFQIWRLENMLRPGEKGNGTFDRVFIPREAHTTGDIDIHEMGVDRTGRLIFVNTKYSCLATVDPQHSFRPLWKPDFISKLVGEDRCHLNGLAMSEGVPRYVSAVSQTDMLAGWRERRISGGVVIDVATNKVVTDQLSMPHSPRLSDGQLYVLDSGRGQIVRVDPETGSKEDIAFCPGFLRGMTIHNGYAIVTASKPRDGTFKDLPLQAEIAKRDGEPWCGIFIVNLRHGDIVEWIKLDGAVAELFDVAVVPGASCPMSLGPNTLEVESTISFDSDLPSGLTFDVKKESTSVPQ; this is encoded by the coding sequence ATGTCCACCGTTGGCCGGCAGGATACGCCGCTCGACCCCGGCGCGACGGCAATTACCGTCTCCAGGGGGCTGCCGAACTGGCTGAACACAAACCGGGTCAGCCTCGCCTACACCTCGTACCAGACCGGCCAGTTGTTTCTGGTTGGCGTACAACCCGACGGGACGGTGTCCTTCAATCAACAGAATTATGTCCGCGCAATGGGGCTGTGCCACGATGGCAATCGCCTTTTCATCGGGTCGCTCTTCCAGATCTGGCGTCTGGAAAATATGCTGCGCCCCGGTGAAAAAGGGAACGGCACATTCGACCGCGTTTTTATCCCGCGTGAGGCACATACGACCGGCGACATCGATATTCACGAAATGGGCGTCGATCGCACGGGTCGACTGATCTTCGTGAACACCAAATATTCGTGTCTGGCGACCGTCGATCCGCAGCACAGCTTTCGTCCATTGTGGAAGCCGGATTTCATATCAAAACTGGTCGGCGAGGATCGTTGCCATTTAAATGGCCTTGCCATGAGCGAGGGCGTACCGCGTTATGTCTCTGCCGTCAGCCAGACCGACATGCTCGCCGGTTGGCGTGAGCGCCGCATTTCTGGTGGCGTCGTTATCGATGTGGCAACAAACAAGGTCGTCACCGATCAATTGTCGATGCCCCATAGTCCGCGACTGTCGGATGGTCAGCTATACGTGCTGGATTCCGGGCGCGGCCAGATTGTGCGGGTCGATCCCGAAACGGGCAGCAAAGAGGATATCGCATTCTGCCCAGGCTTCCTGCGGGGCATGACGATCCATAACGGCTATGCGATCGTCACCGCGTCGAAACCGCGCGACGGCACGTTTAAGGATTTGCCACTTCAGGCAGAGATCGCGAAGCGCGATGGTGAACCGTGGTGCGGCATATTTATCGTGAATCTGCGTCACGGGGATATCGTCGAATGGATCAAGCTGGACGGTGCAGTTGCCGAATTGTTCGACGTTGCAGTCGTCCCCGGCGCATCCTGTCCAATGTCGCTTGGACCCAACACGCTGGAAGTGGAAAGCACGATCAGTTTCGATTCTGATTTGCCATCCGGGCTGACTTTCGATGTGAAGAAGGAATCGACCAGCGTTCCACAGTGA
- the zwf gene encoding glucose-6-phosphate dehydrogenase — MSRSFETFVLFGATGDLAQRMLFPSLYNLSCDGLLPAKFRIIASARSAIDTDGFRSQVHVSLQSLELYDADKAATFLDRIEYCAVSSDNPNDFNNLAEKAAPFKDGGIAFYLSTPPGLFAPVVAGLESVNLTGPLTRIAMEKPIGHDLPSSREVNAAVGQSFDEENIFRVDHYLGKETVQNLLVLRFGNTMFEPLWNATSIEHVQITVAETVGLEGRVSYYDGVGALSDMVQNHMLQLLALVAMEPPASYTATAIRDEKVKVLRSLRPLNNGDAATHSVKGQYTAGAIDGQPVVGYADELGGKSNTETFVAVKAHLDNWRWRGVPFYLRTGKRLPTRHSEILIQFRPVPHSIFSPRGTGLEPNALVIRLQPHEGIGLQIMTKEPGLDREGIELANVGLDVSLATTFAGKRRRIAYERLLLDLLEGDTTLFVRRDEIEAAWTWVDSIHTAWKSAGINAKPYTAGSWGPSAAMGMIERDGASWHD, encoded by the coding sequence ATGTCGCGATCGTTCGAAACATTCGTGCTGTTTGGTGCCACGGGTGACCTGGCTCAGCGTATGCTGTTCCCTTCGCTCTATAATCTTTCCTGCGATGGCCTTCTTCCAGCAAAATTCAGGATCATCGCATCGGCGCGTTCGGCAATAGACACCGACGGCTTCCGCTCTCAGGTTCATGTTTCGCTCCAGTCGCTCGAACTTTACGATGCCGACAAAGCTGCGACGTTTCTCGATCGCATCGAATATTGCGCCGTATCGAGCGATAATCCCAACGATTTCAACAATCTGGCGGAAAAGGCCGCACCGTTCAAAGACGGCGGCATCGCGTTTTACCTATCGACGCCGCCCGGCTTATTCGCGCCTGTCGTTGCCGGTCTGGAATCGGTGAACCTGACCGGCCCCCTCACCCGCATCGCAATGGAAAAGCCGATCGGCCATGACTTGCCATCCAGCCGCGAGGTTAACGCAGCGGTCGGCCAATCGTTCGACGAGGAAAATATCTTCCGGGTCGATCATTATCTCGGCAAGGAAACGGTTCAGAATCTTTTGGTCCTGCGTTTCGGCAATACGATGTTCGAACCGCTATGGAATGCAACGTCGATCGAACATGTCCAGATCACCGTCGCCGAAACCGTCGGACTGGAAGGTCGCGTTTCTTATTATGATGGCGTCGGTGCGCTTTCGGACATGGTGCAAAACCATATGCTCCAGCTACTCGCTCTTGTCGCGATGGAGCCGCCAGCGAGTTATACGGCAACGGCCATCCGCGATGAAAAGGTAAAGGTTCTGCGTTCGCTTCGCCCGCTTAATAACGGCGACGCTGCGACCCATAGCGTGAAGGGGCAATATACCGCCGGAGCGATCGACGGGCAGCCGGTGGTCGGTTATGCCGACGAACTTGGCGGCAAGTCGAACACAGAGACATTCGTTGCGGTAAAGGCACATCTCGACAACTGGCGCTGGCGCGGAGTCCCCTTTTATCTTCGTACCGGCAAACGATTACCCACTCGCCATTCCGAAATATTGATCCAGTTTCGCCCAGTGCCGCATTCTATATTTTCGCCGCGGGGCACCGGTTTGGAACCCAATGCGCTTGTCATCCGGTTACAACCTCATGAGGGCATCGGCCTGCAAATCATGACCAAGGAACCGGGTCTCGATCGCGAGGGCATCGAACTTGCCAACGTCGGTCTCGATGTCAGCCTTGCTACGACATTTGCGGGCAAACGGCGGCGCATCGCTTATGAACGGCTTTTGCTGGACCTGCTCGAAGGCGACACGACGCTATTCGTTCGGCGTGATGAAATAGAAGCAGCGTGGACCTGGGTGGACTCGATTCACACGGCGTGGAAATCCGCAGGGATCAACGCCAAACCGTACACCGCAGGAAGCTGGGGACCGTCGGCTGCGATGGGTATGATCGAACGCGACGGGGCCAGTTGGCATGACTGA
- a CDS encoding beta strand repeat-containing protein: protein MFIVRGNDSVNKSAKNIRSSLLKGSSIGLALAAAVAGTAPAFAADVCGTPVAGTVTCTAAGNPYAGGISYNSAGDFSLTTEADVVANGSVTVTGGGTTTITNNGTISTNALNQSGIVANGSTTAINISGLGSITTRGDSSNGVDARSDNGAISITTGTIATSGDDSHGVFAASVPAPNFALAFDANPATGPIVVTTGAISTTGRQAYGVYARSDTGTVAVSTGDILTTGDSAMGVFASSNGDAVTVSTGAVSTAGSNADGVRAYSNDGQITVTTGAIKTAGDNAYGVRAYAGAGPIVVTTGAISTTGRQAYGVYARSDTGTVAVSTGDISTTGDSATGVFASSNGDAVTVSTGAISTAGSNADGVRARSYGGSVTVTTGEIKTAGDDANGVRAYAGAGPIVVTTGAISTTGRQAYGVYARSDTGALTVSTGDISTIGSNADGIRVNSEARPTLFMIAGNYTNSGDGPIIVTTGGITTAGDNANGVHANSGNGSITVTTGEIKTAGGNANGVYAYSGDGPITVTTGEITTAGDNANGVRANSGNGSITVTTGAIKTAGDNANGVHAYSYAGPIVVTTGAISTTGEQARGVYARSNDGSVTVSTGALSTIGDNANGVYARTDVGAVSVSTGAISTTGDNANGVRASSGDGPIMVTTGAITTTGDNASGVFAYSGTSPIVVTTGALSTAGEQANGVFASSYTDAVTVSTNTIKTTGNNSDGVYAYSGNGPVIVSTGAISTSGANAFGIKATSDTGTATVNATSVSTSGADAPAIYAQGADVVIAATGTVSASGTPVTTTGDAITAIATVGDAKAIVNNVSATGGTATQHALVVTAPGTATATITGAVTAPAGDTVVALTGHTTVATVTASGSIKGNVNALFLDGTTSSSLTNAGTITGGATGAAVTSTAGPLTVNNSGTLGNGSNLALLATGGPATVNNSSTGTINGHIALTAGNDVVNNSGVFNAPVNSDFGAGTDTFNNSGTLNVVPGTTVPGTVTFTGLEVFNNSGTVSLLNGHTGDTLVIPGAFVGTGNSTIAVDIAPGVIPTSDRLVVTGAATGSTAVVLHNINSNNAVITNGTLIVATGGAGSSATAFGIAAQSQNVGFINYAITTSTAAGVTSFALVGTPGDTVFRAVKINEGAQNLWYKSADAWASHTADLRDAKWGAGPENAVDGGRVWGIMYGGAQKRESSQSGTAFGVSRNVDTSYKQDAFGARSVSIWGAPQAKARSCSV from the coding sequence ATGTTTATTGTTCGTGGTAATGATTCGGTTAACAAGTCAGCCAAAAATATTCGTTCATCGTTATTGAAGGGCAGCTCGATCGGCCTGGCGCTTGCCGCCGCCGTTGCGGGCACCGCGCCAGCTTTCGCCGCTGACGTATGCGGCACTCCTGTCGCTGGAACCGTCACGTGCACGGCCGCCGGAAACCCTTATGCTGGGGGTATCAGCTACAATTCAGCCGGTGATTTTTCACTGACCACAGAGGCCGACGTTGTCGCCAATGGCAGTGTCACCGTCACCGGTGGCGGCACGACCACGATCACAAACAACGGAACAATCTCGACGAACGCCCTTAACCAGTCGGGCATCGTCGCCAATGGCTCCACCACCGCTATTAATATTTCGGGGTTGGGGTCCATCACGACGAGAGGCGACTCTTCAAACGGGGTTGATGCCCGCTCGGACAATGGTGCAATTTCCATAACGACAGGCACAATTGCGACAAGTGGCGATGACTCGCATGGTGTTTTTGCAGCTTCCGTTCCAGCTCCAAACTTCGCCCTCGCCTTCGACGCAAATCCAGCCACTGGCCCAATTGTTGTAACAACGGGTGCGATATCGACCACTGGTCGGCAGGCTTATGGGGTTTATGCCAGATCCGACACTGGCACAGTGGCGGTTTCGACGGGTGATATTTTAACAACCGGCGACTCCGCAATGGGTGTTTTTGCAAGTTCCAATGGTGACGCGGTCACCGTTTCGACCGGCGCAGTATCAACCGCTGGTTCTAACGCCGATGGCGTTCGCGCATATTCAAACGATGGTCAAATAACTGTCACGACAGGCGCAATCAAAACCGCAGGTGACAACGCCTATGGCGTCCGCGCATATGCAGGTGCTGGACCGATTGTTGTGACAACGGGTGCGATATCGACCACTGGTCGGCAGGCTTATGGGGTTTATGCCAGATCTGACACTGGCACAGTGGCGGTTTCGACGGGTGATATTTCAACAACCGGCGACTCCGCAACTGGTGTTTTTGCAAGTTCCAATGGTGACGCGGTCACCGTTTCGACCGGTGCAATATCAACCGCTGGTTCTAACGCCGATGGCGTTCGCGCAAGGTCATACGGTGGTTCAGTAACTGTCACGACAGGCGAAATCAAAACCGCAGGTGACGACGCCAATGGCGTCCGCGCATATGCAGGTGCTGGACCGATTGTTGTGACAACGGGTGCGATATCGACCACTGGTCGGCAGGCTTACGGAGTTTATGCCAGATCCGACACTGGCGCGCTGACAGTATCGACGGGTGATATTTCAACAATCGGCTCCAACGCCGATGGCATTCGCGTAAACTCAGAGGCTCGTCCAACGCTTTTCATGATCGCAGGCAACTACACAAATTCAGGTGATGGGCCAATAATTGTAACGACAGGCGGAATCACGACCGCAGGCGACAACGCCAATGGCGTCCACGCGAATTCAGGTAATGGTTCAATAACTGTCACGACAGGGGAAATCAAAACCGCAGGCGGCAATGCCAATGGCGTCTACGCATATTCAGGTGATGGACCAATCACTGTCACGACAGGGGAAATCACGACCGCAGGCGACAACGCCAATGGCGTCCGCGCGAATTCAGGTAATGGTTCAATAACTGTCACGACAGGCGCAATCAAAACCGCAGGCGACAATGCCAATGGCGTCCACGCATATTCATATGCTGGCCCGATTGTTGTGACAACCGGTGCGATATCGACCACTGGCGAACAGGCTCGCGGAGTTTATGCCCGGTCCAACGATGGCTCGGTGACAGTCTCGACGGGTGCTCTTTCAACAATCGGCGATAACGCAAATGGCGTTTATGCACGTACCGATGTTGGCGCAGTCTCCGTTTCAACTGGCGCAATTTCAACAACTGGTGACAACGCCAATGGCGTTCGCGCAAGTTCAGGCGATGGACCAATAATGGTCACGACCGGCGCGATTACGACCACAGGCGATAATGCCAGCGGCGTCTTCGCATATTCGGGCACTAGCCCGATTGTTGTGACAACAGGCGCGTTGTCGACCGCTGGTGAACAAGCTAATGGGGTTTTTGCCTCTTCGTACACGGACGCGGTGACTGTATCTACGAACACAATTAAGACCACTGGCAACAACTCCGACGGCGTTTATGCCTATTCGGGTAATGGCCCAGTTATCGTATCGACAGGTGCGATCTCGACATCCGGTGCCAACGCATTCGGCATCAAGGCTACCTCGGACACCGGTACGGCAACGGTCAACGCAACCAGCGTAAGCACGTCTGGTGCCGATGCTCCGGCAATCTACGCGCAGGGTGCCGATGTGGTCATCGCTGCGACGGGAACGGTTTCGGCATCGGGGACGCCAGTAACCACGACCGGCGATGCCATCACCGCAATCGCCACGGTCGGCGATGCAAAGGCAATAGTGAACAATGTCTCGGCAACGGGAGGGACTGCTACGCAACATGCCCTCGTCGTCACCGCACCAGGTACTGCAACGGCAACAATTACCGGTGCCGTGACTGCGCCGGCCGGCGATACCGTCGTCGCCCTTACGGGCCACACCACCGTTGCCACCGTCACTGCATCGGGTTCGATCAAGGGCAACGTAAATGCGCTGTTCCTGGACGGCACCACGAGCTCGTCACTGACGAACGCTGGCACGATCACGGGCGGCGCAACGGGAGCTGCCGTTACATCAACGGCGGGTCCGCTCACCGTGAACAACTCCGGCACGCTCGGCAACGGAAGCAATCTTGCGCTTCTGGCAACGGGCGGTCCGGCCACGGTCAACAACTCGAGCACGGGCACGATCAACGGTCACATCGCATTGACCGCCGGTAATGATGTCGTGAACAACTCGGGCGTCTTCAACGCGCCTGTGAATTCGGACTTCGGCGCTGGAACCGACACGTTCAACAACAGTGGTACGCTGAACGTCGTACCAGGAACGACGGTGCCGGGAACGGTCACCTTCACCGGCCTGGAAGTGTTCAACAACTCTGGCACTGTGAGCCTGCTAAACGGCCACACCGGCGATACGCTGGTCATACCGGGGGCGTTCGTCGGCACCGGCAACAGCACGATTGCAGTCGATATCGCGCCTGGCGTGATACCGACCAGCGACCGTTTGGTAGTCACAGGCGCGGCAACTGGTTCAACGGCCGTCGTCCTGCACAACATCAACAGCAACAATGCCGTCATAACCAATGGCACCCTGATCGTTGCTACCGGTGGTGCCGGGTCCTCGGCTACAGCCTTCGGCATCGCTGCCCAGTCGCAAAATGTCGGCTTCATCAACTATGCGATCACGACATCGACTGCCGCTGGGGTCACCAGCTTTGCACTGGTCGGAACACCGGGTGACACTGTCTTCCGCGCGGTAAAGATCAACGAAGGTGCACAGAACCTCTGGTACAAATCGGCCGATGCATGGGCTTCGCACACAGCGGATCTGCGCGACGCCAAATGGGGAGCCGGACCTGAGAATGCCGTTGATGGCGGGCGTGTATGGGGCATCATGTACGGCGGCGCGCAAAAGCGTGAGAGCAGCCAGTCGGGAACGGCGTTCGGTGTCAGCCGCAATGTCGACACCAGCTACAAGCAAGACGCGTTCGGGGCCAGATCGGTATCGATCTGGGGGGCACCTCAGGCGAAAGCGCGTTCGTGTTCGGTGTGA
- the edd gene encoding phosphogluconate dehydratase yields the protein MTELNKILSAVTDRVIHRSRSSRAAYLDLMDRQREAGTNRHNLSCGNLAHGFAAAGVDKPLIREGNAMNIGIVTSYNDMLSAHQPYGRYPEMIKIAAREAGASAQVAGGVPAMCDGVTQGQAGMDLSLFSRDTIALSTAVGLSHAMFEGVALLGICDKIVPGLLMGALRFGHLPAILIPGGPMASGLANKEKQRIRQLFAEGKVGTTELLEAESASYHDAGTCTFYGTANSNQMMMEVMGLHMPGAAFVNPGTRLRGELTRAAVHRLAAIGWNGDDYRPLGQCVDEKAIVNAIVGLLATGGSTNHAIHLPAIARAAGIVIDWEDFDALSAAVPLIARIYPNGSGDVNDFHQAGGIGFIIYQLLESGLLHRDIMTVARGDLTDYGQEPVLIGESLMWQPITVSRNEEMVRPVSAPFAPDGGMRLLRGNLGRCVIKTSAVVEERWIVEAPCAVFETQDDVLAAFKSGDLERDVIVVVRFQGPQANGMPELHKLTPALGVLQDRGFRVALVTDGRMSGASGKVPAAIHVTPEAANNGALAQLRDGDIVRVDAVSGTLSTKADLSSRIAAPTPPPAVGTGRELFSFMRHGSDGAEAGASAMLMAAGL from the coding sequence ATGACTGAACTGAACAAAATACTCAGCGCAGTCACCGATCGGGTTATCCATCGATCACGCTCCTCACGCGCAGCCTATCTCGATCTTATGGACCGCCAGCGTGAGGCAGGAACGAACCGGCACAATTTGTCCTGTGGTAATCTCGCCCACGGATTTGCGGCGGCTGGCGTAGACAAGCCCCTCATCCGCGAGGGCAATGCGATGAACATAGGCATCGTCACTTCCTATAATGACATGCTGTCGGCGCATCAGCCCTATGGCCGCTATCCAGAGATGATAAAAATTGCCGCTCGGGAAGCCGGTGCTTCGGCTCAGGTTGCGGGCGGCGTGCCGGCGATGTGCGATGGCGTGACGCAGGGTCAGGCAGGCATGGACCTGTCGCTATTCAGCCGCGACACGATAGCCCTGTCAACTGCCGTTGGTTTAAGCCACGCTATGTTCGAAGGCGTTGCGCTGCTCGGCATCTGTGACAAGATCGTGCCCGGCCTGTTGATGGGTGCGCTCCGCTTTGGGCATCTCCCGGCCATCCTGATCCCCGGCGGACCGATGGCGTCCGGGCTGGCCAACAAGGAAAAGCAGCGCATCCGGCAACTGTTTGCCGAAGGAAAAGTCGGAACCACCGAACTCCTCGAGGCTGAATCGGCCAGTTATCACGACGCCGGAACCTGCACCTTTTATGGCACGGCGAATTCCAACCAGATGATGATGGAAGTGATGGGCCTGCACATGCCGGGTGCCGCATTCGTCAATCCGGGTACGCGATTGCGTGGCGAACTGACGCGCGCTGCGGTCCACCGACTGGCGGCAATCGGCTGGAATGGAGACGATTATCGCCCGCTCGGGCAGTGCGTCGATGAAAAAGCGATCGTCAATGCGATCGTTGGACTGCTGGCAACCGGCGGATCGACCAATCACGCAATCCACCTTCCTGCTATCGCGCGGGCGGCTGGCATTGTTATCGACTGGGAGGATTTCGACGCGTTGTCGGCAGCAGTCCCGCTGATCGCGCGAATATATCCAAACGGTTCGGGCGACGTGAACGACTTTCATCAAGCCGGTGGGATCGGGTTCATCATTTACCAGTTGCTGGAAAGCGGGCTGCTCCATCGCGACATTATGACCGTCGCTCGGGGGGATCTGACCGATTATGGTCAGGAACCGGTTTTGATCGGTGAATCCCTGATGTGGCAGCCAATCACAGTTTCGCGAAACGAAGAAATGGTACGCCCGGTCTCTGCGCCTTTCGCGCCCGATGGTGGGATGCGTTTACTTCGCGGCAACCTTGGCCGGTGCGTGATAAAAACCAGCGCAGTTGTCGAGGAACGCTGGATCGTGGAGGCACCTTGCGCAGTGTTCGAGACGCAGGACGACGTGCTCGCTGCGTTCAAATCCGGTGATCTGGAACGCGATGTTATCGTTGTAGTCAGGTTTCAGGGGCCTCAAGCCAACGGTATGCCCGAATTGCACAAACTGACCCCGGCGCTGGGCGTGCTTCAGGATCGCGGGTTCCGCGTCGCACTCGTGACCGATGGGCGAATGTCCGGCGCCAGCGGCAAAGTCCCGGCCGCAATCCATGTTACGCCAGAAGCTGCGAATAACGGCGCGCTGGCACAATTGCGCGATGGCGATATCGTCCGCGTCGATGCCGTCTCTGGAACGCTTTCTACCAAAGCTGATCTCTCCAGCCGCATTGCTGCCCCTACCCCTCCACCGGCAGTCGGCACGGGGCGCGAACTGTTTTCGTTCATGCGACACGGATCGGATGGTGCCGAAGCGGGTGCCTCGGCGATGTTGATGGCTGCGGGGTTATAA
- a CDS encoding autotransporter domain-containing protein encodes MGIDLGGTSGESAFVFGVTSGYVSSALTFQNSADRTSYDVVNGGVYASFVSGTVFANALAKYDHYWIDSRSPVANFSSRYHGESYGAQGELGVRFGSDTFYAEPLVSGSYVRTDLNSPVANNASIDFDKLDGVRGKVGLRIGSAFDMGTSRAVVYLSGNAVHEFKGRDGLSFTSDSTTFNYRNDRIGTYGEGKLGINIVSASGVTGFVEGFGNYGDDYKGGGARAGLRIKL; translated from the coding sequence ATCGGTATCGATCTGGGGGGCACCTCAGGCGAAAGCGCGTTCGTGTTCGGTGTGACCAGTGGTTATGTGAGTTCGGCACTGACGTTCCAGAACTCGGCAGACCGAACCAGCTATGACGTCGTCAACGGTGGCGTGTATGCGAGCTTCGTATCGGGAACGGTGTTTGCCAATGCGCTTGCCAAATACGACCATTACTGGATCGATTCACGCAGCCCTGTCGCCAACTTCAGCAGCCGCTATCATGGGGAATCCTATGGTGCGCAGGGTGAACTCGGCGTTCGCTTCGGTTCGGATACATTCTATGCCGAGCCGCTCGTCAGTGGTTCGTACGTTCGTACCGACCTGAATTCGCCTGTCGCTAACAATGCATCGATCGACTTCGACAAGCTTGACGGTGTGCGTGGTAAGGTCGGTCTGCGGATTGGTTCGGCGTTCGACATGGGAACCAGCCGAGCCGTCGTGTATCTGTCAGGGAATGCCGTTCACGAGTTCAAGGGTCGCGATGGCCTGAGCTTCACGTCGGACAGCACGACCTTCAACTACCGTAACGATCGCATCGGCACTTATGGCGAAGGCAAGTTGGGCATCAACATCGTTTCCGCCAGTGGCGTTACCGGATTTGTCGAAGGCTTCGGCAACTATGGCGACGATTATAAGGGTGGCGGTGCGCGCGCCGGTTTGCGTATCAAGCTCTAA